One segment of Nocardia farcinica DNA contains the following:
- a CDS encoding DUF1416 domain-containing protein — translation MCAAPTQGQAIPAGVDVEKETVITGRVLASDGQPVGGAFVRLLDGNGDFTAEVVASGTGDFRFFAAPGTWTVRALSSAGNGSAEVRPEGAGIHTVDVAVAK, via the coding sequence ATGTGTGCAGCACCTACCCAGGGACAGGCCATTCCGGCAGGCGTCGACGTGGAGAAGGAGACGGTCATCACCGGCCGCGTCCTTGCCTCCGACGGGCAGCCGGTGGGCGGCGCGTTCGTCCGCCTGCTCGACGGCAACGGTGACTTCACCGCCGAGGTCGTCGCCTCCGGCACCGGTGACTTCCGCTTCTTCGCGGCGCCGGGCACGTGGACCGTGCGCGCGCTGTCCTCGGCGGGCAACGGCTCGGCCGAGGTGCGCCCCGAGGGCGCGGGCATCCACACCGTGGACGTCGCGGTCGCCAAGTAA
- a CDS encoding sulfurtransferase, whose product MARSDVLVSVDWAEENLNTPGVVFVEVDEDTSAYDNGHIEGAVRLDWKNDLQDPVRRDFVNQQQFSDLLSARGISNDDEVILYGGNNNWFAAYAYWYFKLYGHNNVKLLDGGRKKWELDGRPLSTEPVNRPATQYKASAPDLSIRAFRDEVIAAIGTKNLVDVRSPDEFSGKILAPAHLPQEQSQRPGHIPGAINVPWSKAANEDGTFKSDEELTEIYKEAGLDPEKETIAYCRIGERSSHTWFVLQELLGHQNVKNYDGSWTEYGSLVGAPIELGA is encoded by the coding sequence ATGGCTCGCTCCGATGTCCTGGTCTCCGTGGACTGGGCCGAAGAGAACCTCAACACCCCCGGCGTGGTTTTCGTCGAGGTCGACGAGGACACCTCCGCCTACGACAACGGCCACATCGAGGGTGCCGTCCGCCTCGACTGGAAGAACGACCTGCAGGATCCGGTTCGCCGGGACTTCGTCAACCAGCAGCAGTTCTCCGACCTGCTCTCGGCGCGCGGCATCTCCAACGACGACGAGGTGATCCTCTACGGCGGCAACAACAACTGGTTCGCCGCCTACGCCTACTGGTACTTCAAGCTCTACGGCCACAACAACGTCAAGCTGCTCGACGGCGGCCGCAAGAAGTGGGAACTGGACGGCCGCCCGCTGTCCACCGAGCCGGTCAACCGCCCGGCCACCCAGTACAAGGCCTCCGCGCCGGATCTGTCGATCCGCGCCTTCCGTGACGAGGTCATCGCGGCCATCGGCACCAAGAACCTCGTCGACGTGCGTTCGCCCGACGAGTTCTCCGGCAAGATCCTCGCCCCCGCGCACCTGCCGCAGGAGCAGAGCCAGCGTCCCGGCCACATCCCCGGCGCGATCAACGTGCCGTGGAGCAAGGCGGCCAACGAGGACGGCACCTTCAAGTCCGACGAGGAACTCACCGAGATCTACAAGGAAGCGGGCCTGGATCCGGAGAAGGAGACCATCGCCTACTGCCGCATCGGTGAGCGGTCCTCGCACACCTGGTTCGTCCTGCAGGAGCTGCTGGGCCACCAGAACGTCAAGAACTACGACGGGAGCTGGACGGAGTACGGCTCCCTCGTCGGTGCACCGATCGAGTTGGGAGCGTAA
- a CDS encoding DUF4395 domain-containing protein, whose amino-acid sequence MSTTSTTTEADGALDRVDVRGPRFVAWITTAVLVLVLLAAAVSPGLAAVLIAVQAVVFAIGALAGPRKHPYGLVFAALVAPRLGPVRETEPTPPLRFAQLLGFVFAAVSLLGFVLGSTVVGAVFAGFALFAAFLNAAFGLCLGCRIYPLVARFRPAGSPASN is encoded by the coding sequence ATGTCCACCACCTCCACCACCACCGAAGCCGACGGCGCCCTCGACCGGGTCGACGTGCGCGGGCCGCGGTTCGTCGCCTGGATCACCACCGCCGTGCTGGTGCTGGTCCTGCTGGCCGCCGCCGTCTCCCCCGGGCTCGCCGCCGTCCTGATCGCCGTGCAGGCGGTCGTGTTCGCGATCGGCGCGCTGGCCGGGCCGCGCAAGCACCCCTACGGACTGGTCTTCGCCGCCCTGGTCGCACCGCGACTCGGGCCGGTGCGCGAGACCGAGCCGACCCCGCCGCTGCGCTTCGCCCAACTGCTCGGCTTCGTCTTCGCGGCCGTGTCACTGCTGGGCTTCGTGCTCGGCTCCACCGTCGTCGGCGCCGTGTTCGCCGGCTTCGCGCTGTTCGCGGCGTTCCTGAACGCCGCGTTCGGCCTCTGCCTGGGCTGCCGGATCTATCCGCTGGTCGCCCGCTTCCGCCCCGCCGGGTCCCCGGCATCGAACTGA
- a CDS encoding FABP family protein codes for MSDLASEGSDPAERASEHSNGNAPADRPARRSGDQAVADAAERAKATGSRNIPVLPDLPLPEDTANLRLGPDLSPAMLALLPMVGVWRGEGEGNDPARGDYRFGQQIIVSHDGGDYLSWESRSWFIEADGSYGGPDLRETGFWRVGVDGDDEVIELLLTHSSGIVELFYGTALTQSSWELATDVVIRSQSGVVVGGAKRLYGIVEGGDLAYVEERVVADGPLEPRLSARLQRYIG; via the coding sequence ATGAGCGATCTCGCGAGCGAAGGTTCCGATCCGGCCGAGCGCGCGAGTGAACACAGCAACGGCAACGCGCCGGCCGACCGGCCCGCGCGGCGCAGCGGCGACCAGGCCGTAGCCGACGCCGCCGAGCGCGCCAAGGCCACCGGCAGCCGGAACATTCCGGTGCTGCCGGATCTTCCGCTGCCCGAGGACACCGCGAATCTGCGCCTCGGCCCCGATCTCAGCCCCGCCATGCTGGCGCTGCTGCCGATGGTCGGCGTGTGGCGCGGCGAGGGCGAGGGCAACGATCCCGCCCGCGGTGACTACCGCTTCGGCCAGCAGATCATCGTCTCCCACGACGGCGGCGACTACCTGTCCTGGGAGTCGCGCAGCTGGTTCATCGAAGCCGACGGCAGCTACGGCGGCCCCGACCTGCGCGAGACCGGGTTCTGGCGGGTCGGTGTGGACGGCGACGACGAGGTCATCGAACTGCTGCTCACGCACAGCTCCGGCATCGTCGAACTCTTCTACGGCACCGCGCTCACCCAGTCGTCCTGGGAGCTGGCCACCGACGTGGTGATCCGCAGCCAGTCCGGCGTCGTCGTGGGCGGCGCCAAGCGCCTGTACGGCATCGTCGAGGGCGGCGACCTCGCCTACGTCGAAGAACGCGTCGTCGCCGACGGCCCCCTGGAACCGCGCCTCTCGGCCCGCCTCCAGCGCTACATCGGCTGA